A genomic segment from Planctomycetota bacterium encodes:
- a CDS encoding protoheme IX farnesyltransferase — protein sequence MGHGGVRPSRPGRRGLPATRRRGPASPHGGQCDTARLPLAGHAPSPRGSRGDSAGDAGVAGVAASRAVGRPAVVAGDRRLGRRPSAPRMWRVAGELRCPGGLAPRHLVGSAGGPQRPRRPGDHRSRRARDADPRSGGRDVARLDRGGCRHWPIVGGGPGMTPVARVVVPRAAALATDHVAPVGPGVSSAFPALPLELSEAGAGSLVAADIGRLLRPRITVMVLATVTAAAWLTAGRAVDLRERVALLVGTALVAASSSIANQVLERRTDRLMPRTANRPVSAGRIDPVHGWWIAAGLGGAGLVLVVAGGGIGAALAAALTWLLYVVVYTPLKRLSPLNTAVGAVPGALPVAIGWLGADGPARLAAGDHAGAVAVAALGAVLYLWQFPHFMAIAWLYRREYAAAGLKMLTVVDSTGIRAGAQAVATALVMVPASLLLAVPSGRWPLFCLAAALSGTYVAAAARFAFARDDRSARRLLLVSIVVLLGLLLATVGCGPPRA from the coding sequence ATGGGCCACGGCGGGGTTCGTCCCTCCCGCCCTGGTCGTCGCGGCCTACCTGCAACTCGTCGCCGGGGCCCAGCTTCGCCACATGGAGGCCAGTGCGACACCGCTCGACTTCCGCTGGCTGGTCACGCTCCATCTCCTCGGGGCAGCCGCGGTGACAGTGCTGGCGACGCTGGCGTGGCTGGCGTGGCAGCCTCACGAGCCGTTGGCCGCCCGGCAGTGGTCGCGGGTGATCGTCGGCTTGGTCGTCGGCCAAGTGCTCCTCGGATGTGGCGCGTGGCTGGTGAATTACGGTGTCCCGGGGGGCTGGCTCCCCGACACCTGGTCGGGTCCGCTGGTGGCCCGCAGCGTCCGCGCCGCCCTGGTGACCACCGGTCACGCCGTGCTCGGGATGCTGATCCTCGGAGCGGCGGTCGTGATGTCGCTCGTCTGGACCGGGGCGGGTGCCGCCACTGGCCGATCGTGGGGGGAGGCCCCGGCATGACACCCGTCGCCCGAGTCGTCGTGCCCCGCGCTGCCGCGCTTGCTACCGACCACGTGGCGCCGGTCGGTCCCGGCGTGTCGTCGGCGTTCCCGGCGCTCCCCCTGGAACTGTCCGAGGCGGGGGCTGGTTCGCTCGTCGCCGCCGACATCGGCCGGTTGTTGCGGCCGCGGATCACGGTCATGGTCCTCGCCACGGTGACCGCGGCCGCCTGGCTGACCGCCGGCCGTGCCGTCGACCTCCGTGAGCGGGTCGCGCTGCTGGTGGGCACCGCGCTGGTCGCGGCCAGTTCGAGCATCGCCAACCAGGTGCTCGAGCGGCGCACCGACAGACTGATGCCCAGAACGGCGAACCGACCGGTGAGCGCCGGGAGGATCGACCCCGTCCATGGATGGTGGATCGCCGCGGGCCTCGGCGGCGCGGGGCTGGTGCTCGTGGTGGCCGGCGGGGGGATCGGTGCCGCACTGGCCGCCGCTCTCACCTGGCTGCTGTACGTCGTCGTCTACACGCCGCTCAAGCGTTTGTCGCCGCTCAACACGGCGGTGGGGGCGGTGCCGGGCGCGCTACCCGTGGCGATCGGCTGGCTCGGGGCCGACGGACCGGCGCGGCTCGCGGCCGGGGATCATGCCGGTGCGGTCGCGGTCGCGGCCCTCGGCGCGGTTCTCTATCTGTGGCAGTTCCCCCACTTCATGGCGATCGCCTGGCTGTACCGCAGGGAGTACGCCGCTGCCGGTCTGAAGATGCTCACCGTCGTCGATTCCACCGGCATCCGCGCCGGGGCCCAGGCCGTGGCCACGGCACTGGTGATGGTGCCGGCCAGCCTGTTGCTCGCCGTGCCCTCGGGGCGCTGGCCGCTGTTCTGCCTCGCTGCGGCACTGTCGGGCACCTACGTCGCTGCCGCGGCTCGTTTCGCTTTCGCCCGTGACGATCGATCGGCCCGCCGGTTGCTCCTCGTCTCGATCGTCGTCCTCCTCGGCCTGCTTCTGGCGACGGTGGGCTGTGGCCCGCCGCGCGCCTGA
- a CDS encoding heme-copper oxidase subunit III, translated as MSAPALSLPHGDGHDHAHGHEDGHGHHGHVTLQYQPGLPLSRGKLIMWLFLSTEIMFFAALLGSYVVLRFGSPVWPLPHHVHLSEPIGAFNTFVLICSSVTIVLALEAARADKAPQAKLWMLLTLLLGTLFLGVKAYEYSAKFSHGIYPWSPRSRVFEKPDLYYGSAVRARLGEPAIIDKLKELDDTPADELTAEHVAARGRLQQIRKLVTNPDQQPFDLAVIADQVMPLPSAGSHGHSSGLNDAFPWLRLPAVIPGGNMWASTYFLLTGFHAIHVGVGLLVFAILLGYRLDHARAGMIENAGLYWHFVDLVWIFLFPLLYLF; from the coding sequence ATGTCCGCCCCTGCCCTCAGCCTGCCGCACGGCGACGGCCACGATCACGCCCACGGCCATGAAGATGGCCATGGCCACCATGGCCACGTCACGCTCCAGTATCAGCCCGGCCTGCCGCTGTCGCGCGGGAAGCTGATCATGTGGCTGTTCTTGTCGACCGAGATCATGTTCTTCGCGGCGCTGCTCGGCAGCTACGTCGTGCTGCGCTTCGGGTCGCCGGTCTGGCCGCTGCCGCACCATGTCCACCTCAGCGAGCCGATCGGGGCGTTCAACACGTTTGTCCTGATCTGCTCGAGCGTCACGATCGTCCTGGCGCTCGAGGCGGCGCGGGCCGACAAGGCACCGCAAGCGAAGCTGTGGATGCTGCTGACGCTGCTGCTGGGGACGTTGTTCCTCGGGGTGAAGGCCTACGAGTACTCGGCGAAGTTCTCGCACGGGATCTATCCCTGGTCGCCGCGGAGCCGCGTTTTCGAGAAACCCGACCTGTACTACGGTTCCGCCGTTCGTGCCCGGCTCGGCGAGCCGGCGATCATCGACAAGCTCAAGGAACTCGACGACACGCCCGCCGACGAACTCACGGCCGAGCACGTTGCCGCCCGCGGCCGGCTCCAGCAAATCCGCAAGCTGGTCACCAACCCCGACCAGCAGCCGTTCGACCTGGCGGTGATCGCCGACCAGGTGATGCCGCTGCCCAGCGCCGGCAGTCATGGCCACTCCTCCGGCCTCAACGACGCGTTTCCCTGGCTTCGCCTGCCGGCGGTCATCCCCGGGGGCAATATGTGGGCGAGCACCTATTTCCTGCTCACCGGATTCCACGCCATCCACGTGGGGGTCGGTCTGCTCGTGTTCGCGATCCTCCTCGGCTACCGGCTCGACCACGCCCGCGCCGGGATGATCGAGAATGCCGGACTGTACTGGCACTTCGTCGACCTGGTTTGGATCTTCCTGTTCCCGCTGCTGTACCTGTTCTGA
- the mdh gene encoding malate dehydrogenase yields MRRAKISIIGAGNVGATTAHWCAAAEFGDIVLLDIPLTEGMPAGKALDLFQAAPIMGFDARITGTTDWAETAGSDVVVVTAGIARKPGMSRDDLLSTNAKIVGDVAAKIRETSPAAVVIVVSNPLDAMVQRTFQVTGFPAQRVIGQAGILDTARYRAFLAMELGVSVEDIAAMLLGGHGDTMVPIPSCTSVGGIPVTQLIPADRLESIVTRTRNGGAEIVGLLKTGSAYYAPAAATAQMVEAVVRDKKRLVPCAAYCDREYGVGGYFVGVPVILGSGGVEKIVELSLQPAEKAALDKSVAAVRDLVAAMDRLTA; encoded by the coding sequence ATGCGACGAGCCAAGATCTCCATCATCGGCGCCGGCAATGTCGGTGCGACCACCGCCCATTGGTGCGCCGCCGCCGAGTTCGGCGACATCGTACTCCTCGACATCCCGCTCACCGAAGGGATGCCGGCCGGCAAGGCGCTCGACCTGTTCCAGGCGGCGCCAATCATGGGGTTCGACGCGCGGATCACCGGCACCACCGACTGGGCGGAGACGGCGGGCAGCGACGTCGTCGTCGTCACTGCGGGAATCGCCCGCAAGCCGGGGATGAGCCGCGACGATCTCCTCTCGACCAACGCCAAGATCGTCGGCGACGTCGCCGCGAAGATCCGCGAGACGAGCCCGGCCGCGGTCGTGATCGTGGTCAGCAATCCCCTCGACGCGATGGTCCAGCGGACGTTCCAGGTGACCGGGTTCCCCGCCCAGCGCGTGATCGGCCAGGCCGGCATCCTCGACACCGCCCGGTACCGGGCGTTCCTGGCGATGGAGCTGGGGGTGAGCGTCGAGGACATCGCGGCGATGCTCCTCGGCGGCCATGGCGACACGATGGTGCCGATCCCGAGTTGCACCAGCGTGGGTGGGATCCCGGTCACGCAGCTGATCCCGGCCGACCGGCTCGAATCGATCGTCACCCGGACGCGCAACGGCGGTGCCGAGATCGTCGGCTTGCTCAAGACCGGCAGTGCCTACTACGCCCCCGCGGCGGCGACCGCGCAGATGGTCGAGGCCGTGGTCCGCGACAAGAAGCGGCTCGTGCCCTGCGCCGCCTACTGCGACCGTGAGTACGGCGTCGGCGGGTATTTCGTCGGTGTGCCCGTGATCCTCGGCAGCGGCGGCGTCGAAAAGATCGTCGAGCTGTCGCTCCAGCCTGCCGAGAAGGCGGCACTCGACAAGAGCGTGGCGGCGGTCCGCGACCTCGTGGCGGCGATGGATCGGCTTACGGCCTGA
- a CDS encoding DUF420 domain-containing protein, producing the protein MPVAALLAVHPLAALNALLNGLATVLLVTGWMAIARGQWRVHRNLMVAAFAVSTVFLVSYLTYHALVGHVPFQGTGVVRTVYLTILATHVVLAAFVPLLAVAMVLLAWRGRWQAHRRLGRITLPVWLYVSVTGVVIYLMLYQLFPGPDPAAAASPAVASGI; encoded by the coding sequence GTGCCGGTCGCGGCGCTGCTCGCCGTCCATCCGCTGGCAGCGCTCAACGCCCTGCTCAACGGTCTGGCAACGGTCCTGCTGGTGACGGGGTGGATGGCGATCGCCCGCGGACAGTGGCGGGTCCATCGCAACCTGATGGTCGCCGCCTTCGCGGTGTCGACGGTGTTCCTGGTGAGTTACCTCACCTACCACGCCCTCGTCGGCCACGTTCCGTTCCAGGGCACCGGCGTCGTGAGGACGGTGTACCTGACGATCCTCGCGACCCACGTCGTGTTGGCGGCGTTCGTGCCGCTGCTGGCCGTGGCGATGGTCCTGCTCGCCTGGCGCGGCCGGTGGCAGGCCCACCGCCGCCTCGGCCGGATCACGCTGCCGGTGTGGCTCTACGTGTCGGTCACCGGAGTCGTCATCTACCTCATGCTCTACCAGTTGTTTCCCGGGCCCGACCCCGCCGCAGCCGCCTCTCCGGCCGTGGCGTCGGGGATATAA
- a CDS encoding SCO family protein, producing MNCEAAPCGVGSSALLAGWLTVCGVTAGCGRKDPPPPRVAVTVTPAPATVEPGEPAAPFTLTDQTGMAFDSAGLRGRVWVASVFFANCPGPCFRENQAIADILREVADPDLVAVSLTCDPDNDTPDVLRRYADRFGADPARWKFLTGDMDTIRTVANKTFRLPAEVGVHSERGVVFDRAGRLRGSYHLLQPDRVELLVKLVREVLAEPADSPAAAPAASGGAAP from the coding sequence ATGAACTGCGAGGCCGCGCCGTGTGGGGTCGGGTCGTCTGCCCTGCTCGCGGGCTGGCTGACGGTCTGCGGGGTGACTGCCGGATGCGGGCGGAAGGACCCGCCTCCCCCCCGCGTCGCCGTGACCGTCACGCCGGCCCCGGCGACCGTCGAGCCGGGTGAACCGGCGGCGCCGTTCACGCTCACGGACCAGACCGGGATGGCGTTCGATTCGGCCGGCCTGCGCGGCCGCGTGTGGGTGGCGAGCGTGTTCTTCGCCAACTGTCCCGGCCCCTGCTTCCGTGAGAACCAGGCGATCGCCGACATCCTTCGCGAAGTCGCCGACCCTGACCTCGTCGCCGTCAGCCTGACGTGCGACCCCGACAACGACACACCCGACGTGCTCCGCCGCTACGCCGACCGGTTCGGTGCCGACCCGGCCCGCTGGAAGTTCCTCACCGGCGACATGGACACCATCCGCACGGTCGCCAACAAGACGTTCCGGCTTCCCGCCGAGGTCGGCGTGCATTCGGAGCGGGGTGTCGTGTTCGATCGTGCCGGCCGGCTCCGGGGCAGCTACCACCTGCTCCAGCCCGATCGCGTGGAACTGCTCGTCAAGCTGGTCCGTGAGGTGCTCGCCGAACCCGCCGACTCCCCCGCGGCGGCCCCGGCAGCGTCCGGGGGGGCCGCGCCGTGA